CCGTCTCCCAGACGGGGAAATCGTTCAACAGCGTACCATACCCAACGGCAGCCGGTAGCGATGGCCAGAGTTGCTGGAACCGTTCCACCCACAGCGTCCAACAGTTCAGGCTTTCGTCCTCAAGCAATCCGGCTACTTTTGTCCACCGTTCTGGGTCCTCCTCTGACATTGCCATGGTGGACGATGATTTTCTTCCTGATTGCCAGCCTTCGGCTAGGCCTATCGTCGTTGGTATAAAGCATTCTCGCAGCGCTGGACAAAGTTCCCGCACAGCCGAAAAAAACCTGGCCACCAGTGCATACCGCTCAACGCTGGGTTCAAAGGCGGCTGATTTTATGACAGTGATCAGCTCAGCCACTCCTTCCACGCAGCATTGTCGAAAGTATGCCAGCATTTCGCCAACCTCGGACCGACTAGAGGACGAAAGGAACGATTCAACGTCACGCGTTAACGATTCCAATCGTCCATTTAGTGAAACACTCAGTGCGACTAACGCTGGCGTATAGCCACGGGCCTTCATCAGCAGCTTGCGGTTAGATGGAACGGATCGATCCAGCGCGGTCTTCAGATTCATCGGAACATCGTCGAGCGATTCTTTCCAAACAAATGTCTTCAAGTCGGCCGGTTTTTGGAGCAATAAATTCAATACGTCCAAACGTGTTTGTTGTACCGTTTCGCTCCATGCTGATTTTATGATGCTTTGCATACGATCGTTTATGAGCCGCTGGTAAGATGTGGCATAAAAATCCGTTCCTTCTGCTAGACCCAACCTACTGGTAATGATTCCCCAATGGGAAGGTTTTTCCAGGGCGATCGCTTGCATCTTAATGTCGTGTAACGTTTTAATGGACGGAACCAAACTGACCAACCGTTTCAAACGACCCGCAACGGCGGTTTCGATGCTTGCCAGAAATGTGCCGACAGCCACACGAACTTGTTCCTCCTCCAGGGTGATCCGTTCCAGGCGGGGTCGAAACTTTGCAATCATTTCCGGTATCATTTGCATGATCATAGGGTCTTCTGACCGTATCAGACCTATGGTTGGAGCGGCCTTGTCTCCGGTAATGTGCTGCAGCTCTCGTTGAAAGCCGCCAACGCCATCGTCCACCGTTCCATCGTCCACGAAACACTCATAAAACAATCGCACCGTACCGTTCAGTACCTTTAGGCTGGCTAGCAATTTATCCTTTACCTTCTCATAAACAGTTTCGTTTTCATCCAGCACGTCAAGGTAAGCTTTCGAGCGTCGTTCCGTGAACATGTCAAGCGTTTGCTCTACTGGACACGATTCCAACAGCAGCCAGCTCGCCAGACTTTTCGAAACCACAGCAACAGAAAGTTCTTCGCGGCCCAGCGATTCGCGACATGCAGCCTCAATTGTAAAGAAGAACTGGCTCAGCACTTGCCACTGTTTAGCGGCCACAGGAAATTTGCGCATGGTTTCCCGTTCCGTATCCAGGCTGAG
The Anopheles moucheti chromosome 2, idAnoMoucSN_F20_07, whole genome shotgun sequence genome window above contains:
- the LOC128309692 gene encoding conserved oligomeric Golgi complex subunit 1 is translated as MAKNIDLLNIDVDLLFKQHNVAEIDLVHKRLLNEIELKREELRTMVGERYRDLLKAADTIGDMKDTTGSIIGNVDRIRARCQQLNDHNLIGFRTGTDYKRLQKKNRDHNFHGVIVQIKLLTSLPEMIWSRIDREDYFVATQLFIFARHISTGLSLDTERETMRKFPVAAKQWQVLSQFFFTIEAACRESLGREELSVAVVSKSLASWLLLESCPVEQTLDMFTERRSKAYLDVLDENETVYEKVKDKLLASLKVLNGTVRLFYECFVDDGTVDDGVGGFQRELQHITGDKAAPTIGLIRSEDPMIMQMIPEMIAKFRPRLERITLEEEQVRVAVGTFLASIETAVAGRLKRLVSLVPSIKTLHDIKMQAIALEKPSHWGIITSRLGLAEGTDFYATSYQRLINDRMQSIIKSAWSETVQQTRLDVLNLLLQKPADLKTFVWKESLDDVPMNLKTALDRSVPSNRKLLMKARGYTPALVALSVSLNGRLESLTRDVESFLSSSSRSEVGEMLAYFRQCCVEGVAELITVIKSAAFEPSVERYALVARFFSAVRELCPALRECFIPTTIGLAEGWQSGRKSSSTMAMSEEDPERWTKVAGLLEDESLNCWTLWVERFQQLWPSLPAAVGYGTLLNDFPVWETVTIEENDENNQPIQSTIRVPSQPSFPVQKCLHHVHELLNEAIPQTIPCPIMLNIVERLAGLLLNHYAALADDEFVKQNQTVALQFYLDLRFLQLLLIGREQKQLNESFNELIGRFKCCIDPFDFDVFYAHLNANVKRSVLKLQHFLGALICHSEQLATIVGGGTEVDLSSSTSSDKNPNILALSSNSLSMVWFPLLPVVSKDTAASTVDSIGLSSSLRTENYTAKVQKHTTAGDGETGKGAFGGASGTIKQSTSKETTSAGTAQHYAKGAAAFFGLDKDWFR